A portion of the Tachyglossus aculeatus isolate mTacAcu1 chromosome 12 unlocalized genomic scaffold, mTacAcu1.pri SUPER_6_unloc_2, whole genome shotgun sequence genome contains these proteins:
- the LOC119921355 gene encoding olfactory receptor 14A16-like, whose protein sequence is MPNVSTVREFLLLSFSEVRELQLVHAALFLLVYLAALTGNLLIIAVTAFDRCLHTPMYFFLWNLSIIDLCYISVTVPKSVVISLTNHRSISLLGCVAQVFLVDLFAASELLVLTAMSYDRYAAICRPMHYELIMNNTACGKMVAASWLSGLLIAVLLSASTFSLRFCGSSIVQQFFCDVSPLLKISCSENHVAIDVSIISGVALGVVCFIYIVISYVHIFQAVLRMPASESRAKAFSTCLPHFTVFTVFLFMAIISYLKPVSDSPSTLDLLVSVFYTVVPPTLNPLIYSLRNRDMKAALGRVLKRSFRLPSLRDKMSVSFC, encoded by the coding sequence atgcccaacgtctccacggtgagggaattcctcctgctgagtttctcagaagtccgggagttgcagctggtccatgccgcgctgttcctactggtctatctggcggccctgaccggtaatctcctcatcattgccgtcactGCCTTCGacaggtgcctccacacccccatgtacttcttcctctggaaCCTGTCCATCATCGACctttgctacatctccgtcaccgtccccaagtcggTCGTCATCTCACTGACTAATCATAGATCTATCTCCCTCCTGGGatgtgtggcccaggtctttttggtggatctgtttgctgcttcagagctgttaGTCCTCACCGCGATGTCCTACgatcgctatgccgccatctgccgccccatGCACTAtgaactcatcatgaacaacacagcctgtggaaagatggtggccgcaTCCTGGCTCAGCGGCCTGCTCATTGCCGTCCTGCTTTCAGCTTCGACATTCTCCCTGAGATTCTGTGGGTCcagcatcgtccagcagttcttctgtgatgtctctcccttgctgaagatctcctgctccgagaaccacgtcgccatcgatgtgagcatcatcagtggggtagctttaggtgttgTCTGCTTCATCTATATCGtcatctcctacgtgcacatcttccaggctgtgctgaggatgccggcctccgagagcagggccaaagcattctccacctgcctgccccacttcaccgtcttcactgtcttcctctttaTGGCCATCATCTCctatctcaagcccgtgtcagattccccctcgaccctcgacctgttggtgtccgtgttctacaccgtggtgccccccaccctgaaccccctcatttacagcctgaggaatcgggacatgaaggccgccctggggagagtcctaaagaggaGTTTCCGCCTCCCTTCTTTAagagacaaaatgtctgtttccttttgctga